Sequence from the Cucumis sativus cultivar 9930 chromosome 1, Cucumber_9930_V3, whole genome shotgun sequence genome:
AACCTGAATGGTTCGGGGCTAGCAGCCAACAGCCTCTGCCATCAACAGTTCTATCTAAACGTCAGGTACTGAAAACTACCAGCATCTAgattataaaactaaatgCTAGAATGGCCGTGTACAATTCGTCCAATTTCTATAACTATTAAGTCCAATTTTAACAATTCTAAGTTTAAGGACTTAATTTTGCTATTAAAAATAAGTGTGGTTGATGAGACTATTCTTTGTGTTGATTTTTGTAATCTATTATCATCTCCACCTACAGATGCTGGACAGATTTGAGCAACACACACTTCATTGTTCATCATGTAAAGGAGCttataaaacatttcaaaCAGTGCAAAGGCTCCTAATTGGTGCAACTGTAGTTTTCGCAGCCACCGCTGGTATCCCTTCTGCTTTACAGATACGTATCCTTCTCGCCAGTCTTGCACTCGCAAGCGCCGGCTTGGCTTACGCTCTGTTTGAActtcaaaagaattttgtgTTCATTGACTATATTCACGCGGAAATTGATTAGAAGTTACCATTagagattgagagagagaaattgtTGTTTGGAGAAGTAGGATTTTAACCAAGTAATGTATAGTTTTACAAAGGTATCATAGTTAAACagttcaaaacaaaattacagaTGAATATAACCTTTCCCTTTTTGTCGACTATGGGAAGATGGTTATGTTTAATTGTATTCTTATTACAgccataaattttgatattcttcCAATTCAGTTTTATTTTACAACTAATGGCGCTAGTGGTTGATGTGACTAAACTTTGATTTCCGTTGCTCGACTCCCTAATAATTCTATAACATATGTATAAAATTGGATTACTTGTGTTAATTGTTTTGGAGTCGGTAACCATAGTACTCAACCAAAGAAGTTATTTGAAAGCGGGCATGtataaatctttattttagaaaaagtaaaatgtaatttaactgttacaaaagtatataatttgGCTTTTTAACTTATGgttcaatttggtttttatgtACTTCAAAAGGTgcttttgtcttttaattatttacacctcatttttcttttactagtTACGTAAAATTGCAATTTTTGTACATCGCACATATCTTACTAATGATGATATGTCAAAATGGTAAATCCCTTTCGAATTTTACTATTCTGTTATTTGATCTTACATAAAGCTTTGATTACATTTCTAAATTACAACTCTTGATCACCTTAATAAAGTGCAAACCGAATCAAACACTTTGCAGATTCAAGAATgtaattgattcaaatttaaaaacaaaagtcgAGTTAAAAACGAAACTTAAAAAGTATAGGAATCAAACAATTTCATATCCTTTTGAGTCTTCCACAATATTCAGTCGGCTGTACTCCACAATACTCAGCTTGAATTAgattttcaagtttattcaaataagTTTGCCTGCAAGTTTTCTCTTCTACCTCTTCCACGACTTTGATTTTAACAACTCTTATGCTATGGAGAGATTCGTGGGTTGGGTTACTTTCCTCCATTTTTGACATTGATTTCCTTTccaattttaaagtatttttgtaGATTTTGTTCCCACAAGTTACTTCTTTAATCAACTTATCatattattcaaattgaatCCCTAGATGCTTGTTTTCACCGATGATTTTCACTTCAGTGTCGAATTTTTATTGTGTTAAAgtctttttttgaaattttgtgagCCCCTGATTTTTGTTCATCGTTTTCTTCCTCATAGTAAATTTCTTGAATTACATCTTTTCTAAGTTCTTGCAAATATTCTAAAAATGCTCCACGATTTGAGTTATATCTCCCAACAAACGTTAGTTACACACAGCACCTTACATAACAGACAATTAAACAAACCAAATATTCATCTTACGTTTTTGTATATTGGTCCTAAAATGAATCTCCAAAATTCGTCACAAGACTTCTATTGCAACTTATGACAACAATTTGTGTATTTCATGTCAGACATAAGAGAAGTAGATAAATAGGTAGAAATATTACCTATGCATGCAGTCACTCTGGCAGATCTCACTTTGAAGATTAAAGCCATGACATTCACATGCTTATCAATCTCAAAGTCTGCTGTGAAACTATGCAATTGGTTACATTTTTCTTCGTTTGAAATCCTCTGGACGAGCAAGTTCTGATTTacttaatttcatttcattgaGAAGGTCCGTAGCCAATTCCACCTTCTTCATCGTCATTGAATTTCTGATAAGGGACCTGTAAATATAGCTTGAAGGACGGATGTTATTAAGCTTCATCTCTTTGAGGAGTGTCAAAGCTTCTTCGAGGTTTCCAAATCGACCATAACTCTCTATCAAAGCTGTATAAGTAAGCAAATCAGGTTCAATTCCCATTGCAACCATTTCCCTGAAGTAAATCACGGATATATCTAGTCGACCCACCTTTCTTAAGCTATTTATCAATGTATTATAAGACACAATATCTGGGGCTATGCCTTCTTCTTTCATGGAAACAAATATATGAAGAATTTCATCCACGCGACCTGCACGACCTACCATGTCCAAAATGATGTTGTATGTATACAAATCTGGTGTACATGACAGACACTTCATCtgattaaatatttgaaaggcttTATCAATCTCCCTACGCTCGGAGAAGGCAAAGATAATTCTGTTTATAACTATGCACTTCTGAGAGGTAATCTCAATTATTTCTTTGACACATTCCAACAGCTTGCTATCATTTGTCTTGGTAAAGGCCCTGGCAAAACTCATGTAAGAAGCCGAACTCAGTGATTTACATGAAAGTAGGGCAACTTTAAAAACTTCACATAAAAGAGGAGTGTCTCCCCTTTCACTTGCTGCAAGCAAAACCATATCATATGCCTCCGAGGATTTAAATACTTTCTCATTGCACAATGATTTAAGTAAATGAGCTGCAGCTGCAAGATGTCCCAGTCGACAAATCTTATCAATGCAAGCATCAATGATCTCATGGATACATTTTGAGGCATTTTCCGTTGGAGCAATAATCTGATTCAAGTCTTCATCCCCCACTTTCACTTCATTAGGAAAGATTTTTGTACCGGATGACTGATGGCTAAGGCATTTGATGGCATAAAGCGGCCAGATTTGAGAGTTACCAACTGGGGCAGATGCAATTCTATTCTGTATTAGACATGTAGAGgccaaattaaatatttaattcgTAAGGCATAAGTCATGTGTAATCATCTAAAAGATATATACAGGTATGATGAGAATGTGGATAAGATATTGTTCTTAACCTAAGTTGAATTACGAAAGATAAATGGTATTGATGAGTTATTAATCAACTACTGAGCTTCCAAAATCCGAATTCCCAATAATTGATGTTTAAGGAacaaaatttttgtaattaagttGGTGAATAAACATTGGCTATAAGCTCTAGAAAAACATAATCTAAAGCAAATCCTACCACTGATAGATTTACTTAAAGAGACCCAAAAAGTTTTCGTAGTAGAGCAGAAAATTTCTAGTATGTCCGAAAATTTTTCTATACCACCACTCTTTGCTTGCCACAAAAATAGCATTTAAGCATTTCCCAGAGCATTAtttcacaaaaaagaaaacaaaaagagaagaagtttGGAGGTTTAACTTACAGCATACGAGTAATGCAGAAAATTCCTATGGATAGCAAGATGGTAAAGCGACATAAACGGCCAGAACTGAAATTGAAAATGCAAGTAAATGGGGAAGTGGTTCGAACCATAAGCTGAAATGTGGAAGAAGGCCAAAGCACTCTAAAcccaaaaccctaaaaccaCGGCACTGCTTTTTGCGATTCTTCTTCGCTACAAAATTCCAGGGTTTGCATCTTGCTTTTCCGCTCAGGCTTTGCCTATCGTGAAATCAGCCCTAACTCGATAAAGATGAATGCTAAGATTACTACCAAACCCATTCCCAAACTCTGTACCTAACTTCAGTGGTTGACGGGACCGGCGGCGGCAGATGGGCAACGCAGTCGCAGCGGCGAAGGCTTCGGACTACGGGTGTGAAACAACCACACGGCGGCGCGACGAACTCCAGCTGCAGCGAAGGAGACGTCGGCTCCGCTCGTCTGGGCGTCAGATAAGCGGCAACGTGAGGAGGAACGGGCGGCTAGGAGGCGCGGCGGGTGAGACGTGAAGAGAGAAGACGGTGAGGGAAGCGGAGTTCGGCTGAAGcaaaggaagaagaggaagagaaatcaatttatttgaacggttgaaaggaaaatttcACAAACTAATAATATCCATTTCTAAAAACTTTATTACCATCTATTCTTTTGCCACGTGGATTGATTTTTACTCTTCTCTTTGTTCTAATTCTCAATAGTAAtcttttcaacatttattCTCAACTAACATTTTACCACAAACATTCAATCATTTTCGATTGTCTCAACAATGAGATAAGAAAAATTGCTCTCAAACATTCAATTAAAGATGCACACTCATTTAGTATATACTAGCACTATCAT
This genomic interval carries:
- the LOC101203875 gene encoding pentatricopeptide repeat-containing protein At1g11900 isoform X3 — encoded protein: MSLYHLAIHRNFLHYSYANRIASAPVGNSQIWPLYAIKCLSHQSSGTKIFPNEVKVGDEDLNQIIAPTENASKCIHEIIDACIDKICRLGHLAAAAHLLKSLCNEKVFKSSEAYDMVLLAASERGDTPLLCEVFKVALLSCKSLSSASYMSFARAFTKTNDSKLLECVKEIIEITSQKCIVINRIIFAFSERREIDKAFQIFNQMKCLSCTPDLYTYNIILDMVGRAGRVDEILHIFVSMKEEGIAPDIVSYNTLINSLRKL
- the LOC101203875 gene encoding pentatricopeptide repeat-containing protein At1g11900 isoform X2 is translated as MNRIASAPVGNSQIWPLYAIKCLSHQSSGTKIFPNEVKVGDEDLNQIIAPTENASKCIHEIIDACIDKICRLGHLAAAAHLLKSLCNEKVFKSSEAYDMVLLAASERGDTPLLCEVFKVALLSCKSLSSASYMSFARAFTKTNDSKLLECVKEIIEITSQKCIVINRIIFAFSERREIDKAFQIFNQMKCLSCTPDLYTYNIILDMVGRAGRVDEILHIFVSMKEEGIAPDIVSYNTLINSLRKVGRLDISVIYFREMVAMGIEPDLLTYTALIESYGRFGNLEEALTLLKEMKLNNIRPSSYIYRSLIRNSMTMKKVELATDLLNEMKLSKSELARPEDFKRRKM
- the LOC101203875 gene encoding pentatricopeptide repeat-containing protein At1g11900 isoform X1; amino-acid sequence: MSLYHLAIHRNFLHYSYANRIASAPVGNSQIWPLYAIKCLSHQSSGTKIFPNEVKVGDEDLNQIIAPTENASKCIHEIIDACIDKICRLGHLAAAAHLLKSLCNEKVFKSSEAYDMVLLAASERGDTPLLCEVFKVALLSCKSLSSASYMSFARAFTKTNDSKLLECVKEIIEITSQKCIVINRIIFAFSERREIDKAFQIFNQMKCLSCTPDLYTYNIILDMVGRAGRVDEILHIFVSMKEEGIAPDIVSYNTLINSLRKVGRLDISVIYFREMVAMGIEPDLLTYTALIESYGRFGNLEEALTLLKEMKLNNIRPSSYIYRSLIRNSMTMKKVELATDLLNEMKLSKSELARPEDFKRRKM